From Asterias rubens chromosome 6, eAstRub1.3, whole genome shotgun sequence, one genomic window encodes:
- the LOC117291741 gene encoding uncharacterized protein LOC117291741 isoform X2 has product MSMMYTSTDAVFDDQQDDTRLAYRHLLVSLDNELGSEECRKLCFLAVDLGMSKSQTERVQQAIDVFTELESRLLISANDVSLLVEMMNLIHRKDLIERIQSLYNNRIPIPSKGLGHFSQFRVLLLEIADDTSRSELETMKHACIDLLGRQVISKLKDAIQLFLILEERGKLAPTNLKFLHQLLTFCDNRSMLAKLNTFANETPKIPTDREIMELSSQLGQEWKTLGTYLGLSHHQIDNINLDHRRTQDKIVAMLTAWRETVGKEAYQVLSKELKSCHRMDLAKKVEALAASKASVPASDAVPQHARFQPQPVYQQQQPVPVWPVQYQPVQYQPSQFSPTSLMVPGDFCVPPSVSPSVHTGLPDTTQHGYRTDPADDVLEYLSLRLAADWQKLGKLLEIDDATVMMIHSMYQDSAEKALEILKKWRNRLPLHKNATSTLASILKVSGWLDLSEHLKGGTESAANALAAQMQEMETTTSSGSTPLLQPGQMPGTNQDKTSTENLAVQSEGLKEGTYQQTPHVQGYRTDPADDVLEFLSLWLAADWQKLGKLLEIDDATMMMIHSMYQDSAEKALEILKKWRNRLPLHKNATSTLASILKVSGWPGLSEHLKGTEPAANALAAQMQEMETTTSSGSTPLLQPGQMPGTNQDKTSTENLAVQSEGLKEGTYQQTPHVQDHCTDDKTHTNLGTKPSQESYPQYTMNRNPRGLCMIINNQNFHGDKRLNERKGSDLDTGRLLYLFDKLHFKVDARTDMTSYEMHSWFKEVSQMDHSEYDCFVCCIMSHGELGAVHGTDGESVEIQEILALFKSVSCKSLNGKPKLFFIQACQGTVHQEGIETDEAPGLGTGIQKTLPKEADFLLSCATVPGYVSYRSTKSGSWFVNALVDNIEKYHDELDLVRILIQVNYQLGNGVAKVKQGYMKQIAAPSFTLRKDLYLRSLPT; this is encoded by the exons ATGAGCATGATGTACACTTCAACTGACGCAGTCTTCGATGACCAGCAAGACGACACACGGTTAGCGTATCGTCACCTTCTAGTTTCATTGGATAATGAACTTGGTTCAGAAGAGTGTCGCAAACTCTGCTTCCTAGCAGTTGATCTCGGAATGTCCAAATCCCAAACTGAGCGAGTCCAACAGGCCATTGACGTATTCACTGAACTTGAAAGTCGGTTGTTAATTTCAGCTAACGATGTCAGTCTCTTGGTGGAGATGATGAACCTGATTCATAGGAAAGACTTAATTGAGAGGATACAGTCACTCTACAACAATCGCATTCCAATCCCTAGTAAGGGCTTAGGCCACTTTAGCCAATTCAG GGTCCTGCTTCTGGAGATAGCAGACGATACATCAAGATCAGAGCTAGAGACAATGAAGCATGCTTGCATAGATCTCCTTGGAAGGCAGGTCATTAGTAAACTGAAGGACGCAATTCAGTTATTCTTAATACTTGAAGAGCGGGGGAAGCTAGCACCTACAAACTTGAAATTCCTGCATCAACTattaactttttgtgacaaCAGGAGTATGCTGGCAAAGCTTAATACATTCG CGAATGAAACACCTAAAATCCCTACTGATAGGGAGATCATGGAACTGAGTTCTCAATTAGGGCAAGAGTGGAAAACGCTAGGAACTTACCTCGGACTATCACATCACCAAATAGATAACATCAATCTGGACCATCGTAGGACACAGGATAAGATAGTAGCAATGCTTACTGCTTGGAGAGAAACAGTTGGAAAAGAGGCTTATCAAGTTCTGTCTAAAGAGCTCAAGTCTTGTCATCGAATGGATCTGGCCAAAAAAGTTGAAG CACTCGCAGCCAGTAAAGCATCAGTTCCTGCAAGCGATGCAGTACCACAACATGCCCGGTTTCAGCCACAGCCTGTATACCAGCAACAACAGCCTGTGCCAGTTTGGCCTGTGCAGTATCAGCCTGTGCAGTATCAGCCATCTCAGTTTAGTCCAACCTCACTCATGGTGCCAGGGGATTTCTGTGTACCCCCTTCAGTGTCTCCTTCAGTGCACACTGGACTGCCAGATACAACCCAACATG GCTACCGGACGGATCCTGCTGATGATGTGCTGGAATATTTGAGTCTTCGGCTTGCTGCTGATTGGCAAAAGCTGGGGAAGTTGTTGGAGATAGATGATGCAACAGTGATGATGATACACAGCATGTATCAAGACTCAGCTGAAAAAGCCCTAGAAATACTGAAAAAATGGCGGAATCGACTCCCACTGCATAAGAATGCCACCTCTACCCTTGCCTCAATTCTCAAAGTAAGCGGCTGGCTTGACTTGTCAGAACATCTCAAAGGTG GAACAGAATCGGCTGCAAATGCTCTAGCTGCTCAGATGCAAGAAATGGAAACTACAACATCATCTGGATCAACTCCTTTGCTTCAACCAGGTCAAATGCCTGGAACAAATCAAGATAAAACAA GTACGGAGAATCTGGCAGTACAATCAGAAGGACTTAAAGAGGGAACTTATCAACAAACGCCACATGTACAAG GCTACCGGACGGATCCTGCTGATGATGTGCTGGAATTTTTGAGTCTTTGGCTTGCTGCTGATTGGCAAAAGCTGGGGAAGTTGTTGGAGATAGATGATGCAACAATGATGATGATACACAGCATGTATCAAGACTCAGCTGAAAAAGCCCTAGAAATACTGAAAAAATGGCGGAATCGACTCCCACTGCATAAGAATGCCACCTCTACCCTTGCCTCAATTCTCAAAGTAAGCGGCTGGCCTGGCTTGTCAGAACATCTCAAAG GAACAGAACCGGCTGCAAATGCTCTAGCTGCTCAGATGCAAGAAATGGAAACTACAACATCATCTGGATCAACTCCTTTGCTTCAACCAGGTCAAATGCCTGGAACAAATCAAGATAAAACAA GTACGGAGAATCTGGCAGTACAATCAGAAGGACTTAAAGAGGGAACTTATCAACAAACGCCACATGTACAAG ATCATTGTACTGATGACAAGACACATACAAACCTAGGTACAAAACCTTCTCAGGAGTCCTATCCACAATACACAATGAACAGAAATCCACGAGGCCTGTGTATGATCATCAACAATCAAAACTTTCATGGAGACAAAAGATTGAATGAACGCAAAGGGAGCGACTTGGATACAg GTAGATTGCTCTATTTGTTTGATAAGCTTCATTTCAAAGTGGATGCGAGGACGGACATGACATCTTATGAGATGCATAGTTGGTTCAAGGAAGTAAGTCAGATGGACCATAGCGAGTATGACTGCTTTGTTTGTTGCATCATGTCCCACGGTGAACTTGGTGCCGTTCATGGCACTGATGGTGAGAGTGTTGAGATACAAGAAATCCTGGCACTCTTCAAATCTGTTTCCTGCAAGAGTCTCAACGGTAAACCCAAGTTGTTTTTCATTCAG GCTTGTCAAGGAACCGTTCACCAGGAAGGGATAGAAACGGATGAAGCCCCTGGATTAGGCACTGGAATTCAAAAGACACTACCCAAAGAGGCAGACTTCCTTCTCAGCTGTGCAACCGTACCAGGTTATGTCTCATATCGTAGTACAAAATCAGGTTCGTGGTTTGTGAATGCTTTGGTTGATAACATTGAAAAGTATCATGACGAGTTAGATCTGGTTAGGATTTTGATCCAGGTTAACTATCAATTGGGTAATGGCGTAGCAAAAGTAAAACAAGGATACATGAAACAGATAGCAGCACCAAGTTTCACCCTGCGGAAAGACCTTTACCTCCGCTCACTTCCAACCTGA
- the LOC117291741 gene encoding uncharacterized protein LOC117291741 isoform X4, with product MSMMYTSTDAVFDDQQDDTRLAYRHLLVSLDNELGSEECRKLCFLAVDLGMSKSQTERVQQAIDVFTELESRLLISANDVSLLVEMMNLIHRKDLIERIQSLYNNRIPIPSKGLGHFSQFRVLLLEIADDTSRSELETMKHACIDLLGRQVISKLKDAIQLFLILEERGKLAPTNLKFLHQLLTFCDNRSMLAKLNTFAANETPKIPTDREIMELSSQLGQEWKTLGTYLGLSHHQIDNINLDHRRTQDKIVAMLTAWRETVGKEAYQVLSKELKSCHRMDLAKKVEALAASKASVPASDAVPQHARFQPQPVYQQQQPVPVWPVQYQPVQYQPSQFSPTSLMVPGDFCVPPSVSPSVHTGLPDTTQHGYRTDPADDVLEYLSLRLAADWQKLGKLLEIDDATVMMIHSMYQDSAEKALEILKKWRNRLPLHKNATSTLASILKVSGWLDLSEHLKGGTESAANALAAQMQEMETTTSSGSTPLLQPGQMPGTNQDKTSTENLAVQSEGLKEGTYQQTPHVQGTENLAVQSEGLKEGTYQQTPHVQDHCTDDKTHTNLGTKPSQESYPQYTMNRNPRGLCMIINNQNFHGDKRLNERKGSDLDTGRLLYLFDKLHFKVDARTDMTSYEMHSWFKEVSQMDHSEYDCFVCCIMSHGELGAVHGTDGESVEIQEILALFKSVSCKSLNGKPKLFFIQACQGTVHQEGIETDEAPGLGTGIQKTLPKEADFLLSCATVPGYVSYRSTKSGSWFVNALVDNIEKYHDELDLVRILIQVNYQLGNGVAKVKQGYMKQIAAPSFTLRKDLYLRSLPT from the exons ATGAGCATGATGTACACTTCAACTGACGCAGTCTTCGATGACCAGCAAGACGACACACGGTTAGCGTATCGTCACCTTCTAGTTTCATTGGATAATGAACTTGGTTCAGAAGAGTGTCGCAAACTCTGCTTCCTAGCAGTTGATCTCGGAATGTCCAAATCCCAAACTGAGCGAGTCCAACAGGCCATTGACGTATTCACTGAACTTGAAAGTCGGTTGTTAATTTCAGCTAACGATGTCAGTCTCTTGGTGGAGATGATGAACCTGATTCATAGGAAAGACTTAATTGAGAGGATACAGTCACTCTACAACAATCGCATTCCAATCCCTAGTAAGGGCTTAGGCCACTTTAGCCAATTCAG GGTCCTGCTTCTGGAGATAGCAGACGATACATCAAGATCAGAGCTAGAGACAATGAAGCATGCTTGCATAGATCTCCTTGGAAGGCAGGTCATTAGTAAACTGAAGGACGCAATTCAGTTATTCTTAATACTTGAAGAGCGGGGGAAGCTAGCACCTACAAACTTGAAATTCCTGCATCAACTattaactttttgtgacaaCAGGAGTATGCTGGCAAAGCTTAATACATTCG CAGCGAATGAAACACCTAAAATCCCTACTGATAGGGAGATCATGGAACTGAGTTCTCAATTAGGGCAAGAGTGGAAAACGCTAGGAACTTACCTCGGACTATCACATCACCAAATAGATAACATCAATCTGGACCATCGTAGGACACAGGATAAGATAGTAGCAATGCTTACTGCTTGGAGAGAAACAGTTGGAAAAGAGGCTTATCAAGTTCTGTCTAAAGAGCTCAAGTCTTGTCATCGAATGGATCTGGCCAAAAAAGTTGAAG CACTCGCAGCCAGTAAAGCATCAGTTCCTGCAAGCGATGCAGTACCACAACATGCCCGGTTTCAGCCACAGCCTGTATACCAGCAACAACAGCCTGTGCCAGTTTGGCCTGTGCAGTATCAGCCTGTGCAGTATCAGCCATCTCAGTTTAGTCCAACCTCACTCATGGTGCCAGGGGATTTCTGTGTACCCCCTTCAGTGTCTCCTTCAGTGCACACTGGACTGCCAGATACAACCCAACATG GCTACCGGACGGATCCTGCTGATGATGTGCTGGAATATTTGAGTCTTCGGCTTGCTGCTGATTGGCAAAAGCTGGGGAAGTTGTTGGAGATAGATGATGCAACAGTGATGATGATACACAGCATGTATCAAGACTCAGCTGAAAAAGCCCTAGAAATACTGAAAAAATGGCGGAATCGACTCCCACTGCATAAGAATGCCACCTCTACCCTTGCCTCAATTCTCAAAGTAAGCGGCTGGCTTGACTTGTCAGAACATCTCAAAGGTG GAACAGAATCGGCTGCAAATGCTCTAGCTGCTCAGATGCAAGAAATGGAAACTACAACATCATCTGGATCAACTCCTTTGCTTCAACCAGGTCAAATGCCTGGAACAAATCAAGATAAAACAA GTACGGAGAATCTGGCAGTACAATCAGAAGGACTTAAAGAGGGAACTTATCAACAAACGCCACATGTACAAG GTACGGAGAATCTGGCAGTACAATCAGAAGGACTTAAAGAGGGAACTTATCAACAAACGCCACATGTACAAG ATCATTGTACTGATGACAAGACACATACAAACCTAGGTACAAAACCTTCTCAGGAGTCCTATCCACAATACACAATGAACAGAAATCCACGAGGCCTGTGTATGATCATCAACAATCAAAACTTTCATGGAGACAAAAGATTGAATGAACGCAAAGGGAGCGACTTGGATACAg GTAGATTGCTCTATTTGTTTGATAAGCTTCATTTCAAAGTGGATGCGAGGACGGACATGACATCTTATGAGATGCATAGTTGGTTCAAGGAAGTAAGTCAGATGGACCATAGCGAGTATGACTGCTTTGTTTGTTGCATCATGTCCCACGGTGAACTTGGTGCCGTTCATGGCACTGATGGTGAGAGTGTTGAGATACAAGAAATCCTGGCACTCTTCAAATCTGTTTCCTGCAAGAGTCTCAACGGTAAACCCAAGTTGTTTTTCATTCAG GCTTGTCAAGGAACCGTTCACCAGGAAGGGATAGAAACGGATGAAGCCCCTGGATTAGGCACTGGAATTCAAAAGACACTACCCAAAGAGGCAGACTTCCTTCTCAGCTGTGCAACCGTACCAGGTTATGTCTCATATCGTAGTACAAAATCAGGTTCGTGGTTTGTGAATGCTTTGGTTGATAACATTGAAAAGTATCATGACGAGTTAGATCTGGTTAGGATTTTGATCCAGGTTAACTATCAATTGGGTAATGGCGTAGCAAAAGTAAAACAAGGATACATGAAACAGATAGCAGCACCAAGTTTCACCCTGCGGAAAGACCTTTACCTCCGCTCACTTCCAACCTGA
- the LOC117291741 gene encoding uncharacterized protein LOC117291741 isoform X1 — MSMMYTSTDAVFDDQQDDTRLAYRHLLVSLDNELGSEECRKLCFLAVDLGMSKSQTERVQQAIDVFTELESRLLISANDVSLLVEMMNLIHRKDLIERIQSLYNNRIPIPSKGLGHFSQFRVLLLEIADDTSRSELETMKHACIDLLGRQVISKLKDAIQLFLILEERGKLAPTNLKFLHQLLTFCDNRSMLAKLNTFAANETPKIPTDREIMELSSQLGQEWKTLGTYLGLSHHQIDNINLDHRRTQDKIVAMLTAWRETVGKEAYQVLSKELKSCHRMDLAKKVEALAASKASVPASDAVPQHARFQPQPVYQQQQPVPVWPVQYQPVQYQPSQFSPTSLMVPGDFCVPPSVSPSVHTGLPDTTQHGYRTDPADDVLEYLSLRLAADWQKLGKLLEIDDATVMMIHSMYQDSAEKALEILKKWRNRLPLHKNATSTLASILKVSGWLDLSEHLKGGTESAANALAAQMQEMETTTSSGSTPLLQPGQMPGTNQDKTSTENLAVQSEGLKEGTYQQTPHVQGYRTDPADDVLEFLSLWLAADWQKLGKLLEIDDATMMMIHSMYQDSAEKALEILKKWRNRLPLHKNATSTLASILKVSGWPGLSEHLKGTEPAANALAAQMQEMETTTSSGSTPLLQPGQMPGTNQDKTSTENLAVQSEGLKEGTYQQTPHVQDHCTDDKTHTNLGTKPSQESYPQYTMNRNPRGLCMIINNQNFHGDKRLNERKGSDLDTGRLLYLFDKLHFKVDARTDMTSYEMHSWFKEVSQMDHSEYDCFVCCIMSHGELGAVHGTDGESVEIQEILALFKSVSCKSLNGKPKLFFIQACQGTVHQEGIETDEAPGLGTGIQKTLPKEADFLLSCATVPGYVSYRSTKSGSWFVNALVDNIEKYHDELDLVRILIQVNYQLGNGVAKVKQGYMKQIAAPSFTLRKDLYLRSLPT, encoded by the exons ATGAGCATGATGTACACTTCAACTGACGCAGTCTTCGATGACCAGCAAGACGACACACGGTTAGCGTATCGTCACCTTCTAGTTTCATTGGATAATGAACTTGGTTCAGAAGAGTGTCGCAAACTCTGCTTCCTAGCAGTTGATCTCGGAATGTCCAAATCCCAAACTGAGCGAGTCCAACAGGCCATTGACGTATTCACTGAACTTGAAAGTCGGTTGTTAATTTCAGCTAACGATGTCAGTCTCTTGGTGGAGATGATGAACCTGATTCATAGGAAAGACTTAATTGAGAGGATACAGTCACTCTACAACAATCGCATTCCAATCCCTAGTAAGGGCTTAGGCCACTTTAGCCAATTCAG GGTCCTGCTTCTGGAGATAGCAGACGATACATCAAGATCAGAGCTAGAGACAATGAAGCATGCTTGCATAGATCTCCTTGGAAGGCAGGTCATTAGTAAACTGAAGGACGCAATTCAGTTATTCTTAATACTTGAAGAGCGGGGGAAGCTAGCACCTACAAACTTGAAATTCCTGCATCAACTattaactttttgtgacaaCAGGAGTATGCTGGCAAAGCTTAATACATTCG CAGCGAATGAAACACCTAAAATCCCTACTGATAGGGAGATCATGGAACTGAGTTCTCAATTAGGGCAAGAGTGGAAAACGCTAGGAACTTACCTCGGACTATCACATCACCAAATAGATAACATCAATCTGGACCATCGTAGGACACAGGATAAGATAGTAGCAATGCTTACTGCTTGGAGAGAAACAGTTGGAAAAGAGGCTTATCAAGTTCTGTCTAAAGAGCTCAAGTCTTGTCATCGAATGGATCTGGCCAAAAAAGTTGAAG CACTCGCAGCCAGTAAAGCATCAGTTCCTGCAAGCGATGCAGTACCACAACATGCCCGGTTTCAGCCACAGCCTGTATACCAGCAACAACAGCCTGTGCCAGTTTGGCCTGTGCAGTATCAGCCTGTGCAGTATCAGCCATCTCAGTTTAGTCCAACCTCACTCATGGTGCCAGGGGATTTCTGTGTACCCCCTTCAGTGTCTCCTTCAGTGCACACTGGACTGCCAGATACAACCCAACATG GCTACCGGACGGATCCTGCTGATGATGTGCTGGAATATTTGAGTCTTCGGCTTGCTGCTGATTGGCAAAAGCTGGGGAAGTTGTTGGAGATAGATGATGCAACAGTGATGATGATACACAGCATGTATCAAGACTCAGCTGAAAAAGCCCTAGAAATACTGAAAAAATGGCGGAATCGACTCCCACTGCATAAGAATGCCACCTCTACCCTTGCCTCAATTCTCAAAGTAAGCGGCTGGCTTGACTTGTCAGAACATCTCAAAGGTG GAACAGAATCGGCTGCAAATGCTCTAGCTGCTCAGATGCAAGAAATGGAAACTACAACATCATCTGGATCAACTCCTTTGCTTCAACCAGGTCAAATGCCTGGAACAAATCAAGATAAAACAA GTACGGAGAATCTGGCAGTACAATCAGAAGGACTTAAAGAGGGAACTTATCAACAAACGCCACATGTACAAG GCTACCGGACGGATCCTGCTGATGATGTGCTGGAATTTTTGAGTCTTTGGCTTGCTGCTGATTGGCAAAAGCTGGGGAAGTTGTTGGAGATAGATGATGCAACAATGATGATGATACACAGCATGTATCAAGACTCAGCTGAAAAAGCCCTAGAAATACTGAAAAAATGGCGGAATCGACTCCCACTGCATAAGAATGCCACCTCTACCCTTGCCTCAATTCTCAAAGTAAGCGGCTGGCCTGGCTTGTCAGAACATCTCAAAG GAACAGAACCGGCTGCAAATGCTCTAGCTGCTCAGATGCAAGAAATGGAAACTACAACATCATCTGGATCAACTCCTTTGCTTCAACCAGGTCAAATGCCTGGAACAAATCAAGATAAAACAA GTACGGAGAATCTGGCAGTACAATCAGAAGGACTTAAAGAGGGAACTTATCAACAAACGCCACATGTACAAG ATCATTGTACTGATGACAAGACACATACAAACCTAGGTACAAAACCTTCTCAGGAGTCCTATCCACAATACACAATGAACAGAAATCCACGAGGCCTGTGTATGATCATCAACAATCAAAACTTTCATGGAGACAAAAGATTGAATGAACGCAAAGGGAGCGACTTGGATACAg GTAGATTGCTCTATTTGTTTGATAAGCTTCATTTCAAAGTGGATGCGAGGACGGACATGACATCTTATGAGATGCATAGTTGGTTCAAGGAAGTAAGTCAGATGGACCATAGCGAGTATGACTGCTTTGTTTGTTGCATCATGTCCCACGGTGAACTTGGTGCCGTTCATGGCACTGATGGTGAGAGTGTTGAGATACAAGAAATCCTGGCACTCTTCAAATCTGTTTCCTGCAAGAGTCTCAACGGTAAACCCAAGTTGTTTTTCATTCAG GCTTGTCAAGGAACCGTTCACCAGGAAGGGATAGAAACGGATGAAGCCCCTGGATTAGGCACTGGAATTCAAAAGACACTACCCAAAGAGGCAGACTTCCTTCTCAGCTGTGCAACCGTACCAGGTTATGTCTCATATCGTAGTACAAAATCAGGTTCGTGGTTTGTGAATGCTTTGGTTGATAACATTGAAAAGTATCATGACGAGTTAGATCTGGTTAGGATTTTGATCCAGGTTAACTATCAATTGGGTAATGGCGTAGCAAAAGTAAAACAAGGATACATGAAACAGATAGCAGCACCAAGTTTCACCCTGCGGAAAGACCTTTACCTCCGCTCACTTCCAACCTGA
- the LOC117291741 gene encoding uncharacterized protein LOC117291741 isoform X3: protein MSMMYTSTDAVFDDQQDDTRLAYRHLLVSLDNELGSEECRKLCFLAVDLGMSKSQTERVQQAIDVFTELESRLLISANDVSLLVEMMNLIHRKDLIERIQSLYNNRIPIPSKGLGHFSQFRVLLLEIADDTSRSELETMKHACIDLLGRQVISKLKDAIQLFLILEERGKLAPTNLKFLHQLLTFCDNRSMLAKLNTFDNINLDHRRTQDKIVAMLTAWRETVGKEAYQVLSKELKSCHRMDLAKKVEALAASKASVPASDAVPQHARFQPQPVYQQQQPVPVWPVQYQPVQYQPSQFSPTSLMVPGDFCVPPSVSPSVHTGLPDTTQHGYRTDPADDVLEYLSLRLAADWQKLGKLLEIDDATVMMIHSMYQDSAEKALEILKKWRNRLPLHKNATSTLASILKVSGWLDLSEHLKGGTESAANALAAQMQEMETTTSSGSTPLLQPGQMPGTNQDKTSTENLAVQSEGLKEGTYQQTPHVQGYRTDPADDVLEFLSLWLAADWQKLGKLLEIDDATMMMIHSMYQDSAEKALEILKKWRNRLPLHKNATSTLASILKVSGWPGLSEHLKGTEPAANALAAQMQEMETTTSSGSTPLLQPGQMPGTNQDKTSTENLAVQSEGLKEGTYQQTPHVQDHCTDDKTHTNLGTKPSQESYPQYTMNRNPRGLCMIINNQNFHGDKRLNERKGSDLDTGRLLYLFDKLHFKVDARTDMTSYEMHSWFKEVSQMDHSEYDCFVCCIMSHGELGAVHGTDGESVEIQEILALFKSVSCKSLNGKPKLFFIQACQGTVHQEGIETDEAPGLGTGIQKTLPKEADFLLSCATVPGYVSYRSTKSGSWFVNALVDNIEKYHDELDLVRILIQVNYQLGNGVAKVKQGYMKQIAAPSFTLRKDLYLRSLPT from the exons ATGAGCATGATGTACACTTCAACTGACGCAGTCTTCGATGACCAGCAAGACGACACACGGTTAGCGTATCGTCACCTTCTAGTTTCATTGGATAATGAACTTGGTTCAGAAGAGTGTCGCAAACTCTGCTTCCTAGCAGTTGATCTCGGAATGTCCAAATCCCAAACTGAGCGAGTCCAACAGGCCATTGACGTATTCACTGAACTTGAAAGTCGGTTGTTAATTTCAGCTAACGATGTCAGTCTCTTGGTGGAGATGATGAACCTGATTCATAGGAAAGACTTAATTGAGAGGATACAGTCACTCTACAACAATCGCATTCCAATCCCTAGTAAGGGCTTAGGCCACTTTAGCCAATTCAG GGTCCTGCTTCTGGAGATAGCAGACGATACATCAAGATCAGAGCTAGAGACAATGAAGCATGCTTGCATAGATCTCCTTGGAAGGCAGGTCATTAGTAAACTGAAGGACGCAATTCAGTTATTCTTAATACTTGAAGAGCGGGGGAAGCTAGCACCTACAAACTTGAAATTCCTGCATCAACTattaactttttgtgacaaCAGGAGTATGCTGGCAAAGCTTAATACATTCG ATAACATCAATCTGGACCATCGTAGGACACAGGATAAGATAGTAGCAATGCTTACTGCTTGGAGAGAAACAGTTGGAAAAGAGGCTTATCAAGTTCTGTCTAAAGAGCTCAAGTCTTGTCATCGAATGGATCTGGCCAAAAAAGTTGAAG CACTCGCAGCCAGTAAAGCATCAGTTCCTGCAAGCGATGCAGTACCACAACATGCCCGGTTTCAGCCACAGCCTGTATACCAGCAACAACAGCCTGTGCCAGTTTGGCCTGTGCAGTATCAGCCTGTGCAGTATCAGCCATCTCAGTTTAGTCCAACCTCACTCATGGTGCCAGGGGATTTCTGTGTACCCCCTTCAGTGTCTCCTTCAGTGCACACTGGACTGCCAGATACAACCCAACATG GCTACCGGACGGATCCTGCTGATGATGTGCTGGAATATTTGAGTCTTCGGCTTGCTGCTGATTGGCAAAAGCTGGGGAAGTTGTTGGAGATAGATGATGCAACAGTGATGATGATACACAGCATGTATCAAGACTCAGCTGAAAAAGCCCTAGAAATACTGAAAAAATGGCGGAATCGACTCCCACTGCATAAGAATGCCACCTCTACCCTTGCCTCAATTCTCAAAGTAAGCGGCTGGCTTGACTTGTCAGAACATCTCAAAGGTG GAACAGAATCGGCTGCAAATGCTCTAGCTGCTCAGATGCAAGAAATGGAAACTACAACATCATCTGGATCAACTCCTTTGCTTCAACCAGGTCAAATGCCTGGAACAAATCAAGATAAAACAA GTACGGAGAATCTGGCAGTACAATCAGAAGGACTTAAAGAGGGAACTTATCAACAAACGCCACATGTACAAG GCTACCGGACGGATCCTGCTGATGATGTGCTGGAATTTTTGAGTCTTTGGCTTGCTGCTGATTGGCAAAAGCTGGGGAAGTTGTTGGAGATAGATGATGCAACAATGATGATGATACACAGCATGTATCAAGACTCAGCTGAAAAAGCCCTAGAAATACTGAAAAAATGGCGGAATCGACTCCCACTGCATAAGAATGCCACCTCTACCCTTGCCTCAATTCTCAAAGTAAGCGGCTGGCCTGGCTTGTCAGAACATCTCAAAG GAACAGAACCGGCTGCAAATGCTCTAGCTGCTCAGATGCAAGAAATGGAAACTACAACATCATCTGGATCAACTCCTTTGCTTCAACCAGGTCAAATGCCTGGAACAAATCAAGATAAAACAA GTACGGAGAATCTGGCAGTACAATCAGAAGGACTTAAAGAGGGAACTTATCAACAAACGCCACATGTACAAG ATCATTGTACTGATGACAAGACACATACAAACCTAGGTACAAAACCTTCTCAGGAGTCCTATCCACAATACACAATGAACAGAAATCCACGAGGCCTGTGTATGATCATCAACAATCAAAACTTTCATGGAGACAAAAGATTGAATGAACGCAAAGGGAGCGACTTGGATACAg GTAGATTGCTCTATTTGTTTGATAAGCTTCATTTCAAAGTGGATGCGAGGACGGACATGACATCTTATGAGATGCATAGTTGGTTCAAGGAAGTAAGTCAGATGGACCATAGCGAGTATGACTGCTTTGTTTGTTGCATCATGTCCCACGGTGAACTTGGTGCCGTTCATGGCACTGATGGTGAGAGTGTTGAGATACAAGAAATCCTGGCACTCTTCAAATCTGTTTCCTGCAAGAGTCTCAACGGTAAACCCAAGTTGTTTTTCATTCAG GCTTGTCAAGGAACCGTTCACCAGGAAGGGATAGAAACGGATGAAGCCCCTGGATTAGGCACTGGAATTCAAAAGACACTACCCAAAGAGGCAGACTTCCTTCTCAGCTGTGCAACCGTACCAGGTTATGTCTCATATCGTAGTACAAAATCAGGTTCGTGGTTTGTGAATGCTTTGGTTGATAACATTGAAAAGTATCATGACGAGTTAGATCTGGTTAGGATTTTGATCCAGGTTAACTATCAATTGGGTAATGGCGTAGCAAAAGTAAAACAAGGATACATGAAACAGATAGCAGCACCAAGTTTCACCCTGCGGAAAGACCTTTACCTCCGCTCACTTCCAACCTGA